The Enterobacter asburiae genomic sequence GCGCATGAAATCAGAACCCCCATCACCAACCTGGTGACGCAAACGGAAATCGCGCTGAGCCAGAACCGCTCGCAGAAAGAGCTGGAAGATGTTCTGTACTCCAGCCTGGAAGAGTACAACCGGATGACCCGGATGGTCAGCGACATGCTTTTCCTGGCGCAGGCGGATAATAATCAGCTCATCCCTGACCGGGTGGTGTTTGATTTAAGTGCTGAGGTCATGAAAGTCTTTGATTTCTTCGAAGCCTGGGCGGAAGAACGCAACGTTACGCTGAAATTTAGCGGGATGCCCTGCCTGATAGAAGGCGATCCGCAGATGTTCAGAAGAGCAGTGAATAATCTGCTCTCCAATGCCCTGCGCTATACGCCAGCAGGGAAAGCAGTGACGGTTTCCATCAGAGAACAGGATGACGACGTTGAACTGATGATAGAAAATCCCGGTAAGCCGATCCCTCAGGAACATCTGGCAAAGCTGTTTGACCGTTTCTATCGCGTCGACCCGTCCAGACAGCGCAAAGGCGAAGGCAGCGGGATCGGGCTTGCCATCGTGAAGTCCATCGTCACCGCGCACCACGGGAAAGTCCGGGTAGAATCGGATGCAGTATCGACGCGCTTCATCCTCTCCGTGCCGGGAAAAGCGGTCTGAGCGTCAGCGCACGGCCCGACACACTTCCAGTACCTTTTCCCTGAGCCAGCGATGCCCCGGGTCCCGCTCCATACGCGGATGCCACATCTGTGACACCGTAATGGTCCGGGTTTTAAACGGCAGCTCAAAGACGTGTACGCACTCGTTCATCGGCTGATTGAGCAGGTACAGCGCCGGCACCATGGCAATCAGATCGGACGCCAGCGCCACGGATAGCGCAGTCGGAAATCCGGGCACCACGCTGGCGACCTTGCGCTTCATCCCCCGTTCCGCCAGCGCGTCATCGACAAACCCGTGTAACGATCCGTCCGGTGAAGCCACCACGTGGCCCCACGCGACATAATCGTCAAGGCTTACCTCGGGCCGTAATGACAGCGGATGTCCCTTACGCACCGCGCCAACAAATCGATCCTGAAAGAGCCTTTGCAGCCGTATTTCAGGCCCCATATTGCTCTGCACGCCGATCTCCAGGTCGACCAGCCCCTCGCGCAAATAGCGCGACGTTTTTTCAGGTTTTGGCGAGAAGCGGATGCACACCTCGGGCGCAACGCTCGCCACCGCCGCAATAAGCAGCGGCCCAAACGCCACCACAAAACCGTCGTTGGCTCTTATGGTGAACAGCCGCTCGAGATTTTCAACCTTTAGCGCGTCGGTGGAGGGCTGTAGCACCGCCCTCGCCTCATGTACGGCGCTTCTGGCGCGGTCCCGCGTGGCTTCGGCCCAGGGCGTCAGCACCATATGACGCCCGGCCCTCACCAGAATAGGATCGCCGGTCACCTCCCGCAGCCTGCTCAGGGTGCGGCTCATGGCGGAGGTGCTGAGGTTCAAACGTCGCGCCGCGCCCGCCACGCTGGCTTCGGCCAGCAGAACGTCGAGCGCAACCAGAAGGTTAAAGTCTGGATCGACCACGGTGACTCCTAAGATAAGGCGTTATATGCAACGATTAAGTGCAACTGATGCGTCTTCCGCCCTGTATACCGCATGATTATAGTTTCGTCATCACTATTCTTATGCGGAGTAACGACGATGACGCTATTTTCAAACCTGCCCGGCGATGAAGGCTTACCCGGTAATGAACGCGCCCGGGTCATGGCCGCCGTCATGACCACCACGCTGATGGGCGTCTTTGACGGCACCATGATCAACATCGCGCTGCCCTCCATGGCAAGGGCGATGCAGGTACCCGCAAACATTGCGGTCTGGTTCGCCAACGGTTACCTGCTGTCAGCGGCAATGACGTTAGCCATCTTCGCGGCGCTGGCGGCGCGCGTGGGCTATCGCCCGGTGTTTCTTGCCGGGCTTGCCACCTTTACGCTCACCTCGCTCGGCTGCGCGCTGGCAGCAACGCCGGAAATGTTAACCGGCATGCGTATTCTGCAGGGCATCGGCGGCGCGGCCACCCTGAGTATCGCCCCGGCGATCCTGCGCTCCGTTTTTCCGGGTCGACTGCTTGGCCGTATTCTGGGGCTGCACGCCCTGCTTATCGCCTCCAGCACGGCGATTGCCCCCGTACTGGGCGGAACGATACTGGACGCGCTGAGCTGGCAGTG encodes the following:
- a CDS encoding LysR family transcriptional regulator is translated as MVDPDFNLLVALDVLLAEASVAGAARRLNLSTSAMSRTLSRLREVTGDPILVRAGRHMVLTPWAEATRDRARSAVHEARAVLQPSTDALKVENLERLFTIRANDGFVVAFGPLLIAAVASVAPEVCIRFSPKPEKTSRYLREGLVDLEIGVQSNMGPEIRLQRLFQDRFVGAVRKGHPLSLRPEVSLDDYVAWGHVVASPDGSLHGFVDDALAERGMKRKVASVVPGFPTALSVALASDLIAMVPALYLLNQPMNECVHVFELPFKTRTITVSQMWHPRMERDPGHRWLREKVLEVCRAVR